In one Micromonospora polyrhachis genomic region, the following are encoded:
- a CDS encoding GTPase domain-containing protein encodes MGVLVVGVARVGHALPVTKQGEPADAAGTSAAIADKSTKDPQMDLRQALTDLRAALVTTAYPLLLPSADEARQDVTTLVAQLDDYLLPRLTRLDAPLLVVVGGSTGAGKSTLVNSMVRAPVSTAGVLRPTTRAPVLVCNPTDTPWFRHGELLPGLTRTSAAGDEPNTLQLVAAPALTAGLAFLDAPDIDSVVDANRALASQLLAAADLWLFVTTAARYADAVPWELLRTAQSRGTAIALVLDRVPAEAIDEVTAHLSEMLAENDLATAPLFVLPETTTDGQGLLPELTIAPLRDWFSQLAADADARAAVVRQTLDGALAALQSTTESLASAADEQVKAAEVLDERVHAAYRSALRAVEQGLGDGRLLRGEVLTRWQEFVGTGAFFRNLEARIGQLRDRILARMTGRPAPGAQLQQAIESQLVTLLRGVAAEAAENAYAAWQTHPAGAALLEPALGQPTDDLPERAERLIRDWQRGVLELVRREGAGKRFVARGAAYAVNAAGLAVTIAVFASTAFIPTGLEVATGASTTVAAQAVLQAIFGDQAVRNLAAQARTDLLARVDTLLDEEAQRYRVRIEAAGIGVGPGARLRRAARTVEQARTRSTLGQAGHPPRPGHPPRPEGAWS; translated from the coding sequence ATGGGGGTGCTTGTTGTCGGTGTTGCTCGGGTCGGGCACGCTTTACCCGTGACCAAGCAGGGCGAGCCGGCTGACGCTGCCGGGACGTCCGCCGCCATAGCGGACAAAAGCACAAAAGATCCCCAGATGGATCTGCGGCAGGCATTGACCGACCTGCGGGCCGCCCTCGTCACCACCGCCTATCCGTTGCTGCTGCCGTCAGCAGACGAGGCCCGGCAGGACGTGACCACGCTCGTCGCCCAACTCGACGACTACCTCCTGCCCCGGCTCACCAGACTGGACGCCCCCCTGCTGGTCGTCGTCGGTGGCTCCACCGGGGCCGGCAAGTCGACCCTGGTCAACAGCATGGTCCGGGCCCCGGTGAGCACGGCCGGCGTACTGCGGCCGACCACCCGGGCACCGGTGCTGGTCTGCAACCCGACCGACACCCCCTGGTTCCGGCACGGGGAGTTGCTGCCCGGGTTGACGCGTACCTCGGCGGCGGGCGACGAGCCCAACACGCTGCAACTGGTCGCCGCACCAGCCCTCACGGCTGGGCTCGCCTTCCTCGACGCACCCGACATCGACTCGGTGGTCGACGCCAACCGGGCGTTGGCCAGTCAACTGCTCGCCGCCGCCGACCTATGGCTGTTCGTGACCACCGCCGCCCGCTATGCCGATGCGGTGCCGTGGGAACTGCTCCGGACCGCCCAGTCCCGGGGCACCGCCATCGCCCTGGTCCTCGATCGGGTGCCCGCCGAGGCCATCGACGAGGTCACCGCCCACCTGAGCGAGATGCTGGCCGAGAACGACCTGGCCACTGCCCCGCTGTTCGTACTGCCGGAGACCACCACCGACGGACAGGGGCTGCTGCCGGAATTGACCATCGCACCGCTGCGGGACTGGTTCAGCCAGCTCGCCGCCGATGCCGACGCTCGCGCCGCCGTGGTCCGGCAGACCCTCGACGGCGCGTTGGCCGCCCTACAGTCGACCACCGAGAGCCTGGCCAGCGCCGCCGACGAGCAGGTGAAGGCGGCGGAGGTCCTCGACGAGCGGGTGCACGCCGCCTACCGGTCCGCTCTCCGCGCTGTCGAGCAGGGGCTCGGCGACGGTCGGTTGCTCCGTGGCGAGGTGCTCACCCGCTGGCAGGAGTTCGTCGGCACCGGAGCCTTCTTCCGCAACCTGGAGGCCCGGATCGGTCAGCTTCGGGACCGGATCCTGGCCCGGATGACCGGCCGCCCCGCCCCCGGTGCCCAACTACAACAGGCCATCGAGTCGCAGCTCGTCACCCTGCTGCGCGGGGTCGCGGCCGAAGCCGCCGAAAACGCGTACGCCGCCTGGCAGACGCACCCCGCCGGGGCGGCGCTGCTGGAACCGGCCCTGGGCCAGCCCACCGACGACCTACCCGAACGCGCCGAACGGCTGATCCGCGACTGGCAGCGGGGCGTACTGGAACTGGTCCGCCGGGAGGGGGCCGGCAAACGGTTCGTGGCGCGTGGCGCGGCGTACGCGGTGAACGCCGCGGGTCTCGCCGTCACCATCGCGGTGTTCGCCTCGACCGCGTTCATCCCCACCGGGCTGGAGGTCGCCACCGGGGCCAGCACGACCGTCGCCGCGCAGGCCGTACTGCAAGCGATCTTCGGCGACCAGGCGGTGCGTAACCTGGCCGCCCAGGCCCGCACGGACCTGCTCGCCCGGGTCGACACCCTCCTCGACGAGGAGGCACAGCGCTACCGGGTACGCATCGAGGCGGCCGGGATCGGTGTCGGACCGGGTGCGCGGCTGCGCCGGGCCGCCCGTACCGTCGAGCAGGCCCGGACCCGGAGCACGCTCGGCCAAGCTGGTCACCCACCCCGGCCCGGTCATCCGCCGCGGCCCGAGGGGGCGTGGTCGTGA
- a CDS encoding DUF397 domain-containing protein: MNDAKWHKSSRSNGNQGACVEVADNLTGIVLVRDTKDRDGGTLTFTPTAWQAFISLAKQH, from the coding sequence CTGAACGACGCCAAGTGGCACAAGAGCAGCCGGAGCAATGGCAACCAGGGTGCCTGCGTCGAGGTGGCAGACAACCTCACCGGCATCGTCCTCGTACGCGACACCAAGGACCGCGACGGCGGCACCCTCACCTTCACCCCCACCGCCTGGCAAGCCTTCATCAGCCTGGCCAAGCAACACTGA
- a CDS encoding helix-turn-helix transcriptional regulator — protein sequence MVRLPLTPAEVERGQRLGALLRRARGERSMLVTALDAGVSPETLRKIESGRVATPAFPTIAAIADVLGLSLDAVWSEINQSGGGDERARSGRTELLAS from the coding sequence ATGGTCAGGTTGCCGCTCACTCCCGCAGAGGTCGAACGCGGACAGCGCCTCGGTGCCCTCCTGCGTCGAGCCAGGGGAGAGCGTTCGATGCTCGTCACCGCGCTGGACGCGGGCGTCTCACCGGAAACCCTTCGAAAGATCGAGTCCGGACGCGTAGCCACCCCGGCCTTCCCGACCATCGCCGCGATCGCCGACGTCCTCGGCCTTTCCCTCGACGCGGTGTGGTCGGAGATCAACCAGTCGGGCGGCGGGGACGAACGCGCAAGATCAGGCCGCACCGAACTGCTGGCCTCGTAA
- the map gene encoding type I methionyl aminopeptidase, translating into MIEFLNPTELPRAREAGALVAGILQTLKSRSVVGTNLRDIDRWAQAMIIEAGAQSCYVDYEPSFGRGPFGHYICTSVNDAVLHGRPFDYPLADGDLLTLDLAVSQGGVVADSAISFIVGDSNPPESVALISATERALSAGIAAAGPGARIGDISHAIGSVLSEAGYQINTEFGGHGVGSTMHQDPHIPNKGRPGRGYRLRPGLLLALEPWVMADTAKLVTDADGWTLRSVTGCRTAHSEHTIAITDDGAEILTLPKQA; encoded by the coding sequence ATGATCGAGTTCCTGAACCCCACCGAACTGCCCCGCGCCAGGGAGGCAGGTGCCCTGGTCGCTGGCATATTGCAGACCCTGAAGAGCCGCAGCGTGGTCGGTACGAACCTCCGGGACATCGACCGGTGGGCCCAGGCCATGATCATCGAGGCCGGAGCGCAGTCCTGCTACGTCGACTACGAGCCATCCTTCGGCCGCGGGCCGTTCGGCCACTACATCTGCACGTCGGTCAACGACGCCGTGCTCCACGGACGGCCATTCGACTACCCTCTTGCCGACGGCGACCTGCTGACGCTCGACCTCGCCGTCTCCCAGGGTGGAGTTGTCGCTGACTCTGCCATCAGTTTCATCGTGGGCGACTCGAATCCCCCGGAGAGCGTCGCGCTGATCAGCGCGACCGAGCGCGCATTGAGCGCAGGGATAGCCGCAGCCGGACCGGGGGCTCGCATCGGTGACATCTCCCACGCCATCGGCTCGGTCCTCAGCGAGGCGGGATATCAGATCAACACCGAGTTCGGCGGTCATGGCGTCGGATCGACGATGCACCAGGACCCGCACATCCCAAACAAGGGGCGGCCCGGTCGCGGATACCGGCTGCGCCCAGGGCTGTTGCTGGCATTGGAGCCATGGGTCATGGCGGACACCGCCAAGCTCGTCACCGATGCCGATGGCTGGACCCTCCGAAGCGTGACAGGCTGCCGGACGGCGCACAGCGAGCACACCATCGCCATCACCGACGACGGAGCCGAGATCCTTACCCTGCCGAAGCAGGCGTAA
- a CDS encoding DUF397 domain-containing protein: protein MNDAKWHKSSRSNGNQGACVEVADNLTGIVLVRDTKDRDGGTLTFTPTAWQAFIDLAKQH, encoded by the coding sequence CTGAACGACGCCAAGTGGCACAAGAGCAGCCGGAGCAATGGCAACCAGGGTGCCTGCGTCGAGGTGGCAGACAACCTCACCGGCATCGTCCTCGTACGCGACACCAAGGACCGCGACGGCGGCACCCTCACCTTTACTCCCACCGCCTGGCAAGCCTTCATCGACCTGGCCAAGCAGCACTGA
- a CDS encoding GTPase — MAGIVGRVRDAVRGERRVDAYTLLRRLTALRQFLAAVDGHLPDGRLVAAHTLIERAGDRLALSRDHTVVALAGATGSGKSSLFNALAGFELSSVGVRRPTTAATHACVWGPLAGATKLLDWVGVLPRHRFVRESALDGNDEAALHGLILLDLPDFDSVQRTHRLEVDRLLGLVDQVIWVVDPQKYADRLVHRSYLREFHRHRDVTVVVLNQTDRLPPTEVPTVLADLRRLLDSDQLDGVPLLATSALDPQAVAGLRNALEQTVAERQAALRRLSGDVDQVAEQLTELVGPAEADEVPAAAVRGLTEALAASAGVPAVADAVEAAYRHRAASSTGWPLVRAWRRLRPDPLRRLHLTGGGTSTKGGTSTGGGTSADVEVSGATIRTRTPVGATSLPVPTAAHRAAVGLAVRTVAEQAGGALPAQWPAAVTAAARSRLTDLPDALDQAIATTDLDMERKPVWWRLIGAMQWLVTIIALAGLAWLAVGWVVQALGLPGLDHPKVGVVPVPTLMLLGGLFLGVAVALLVRPIVGWAARRARRRVERRLHAAVAEVGRDHVVLPVQDVLRRYAEARTALADVATR; from the coding sequence GTGGCCGGCATCGTGGGCAGGGTGCGCGACGCGGTACGGGGTGAACGGCGGGTCGACGCCTACACCCTGCTACGCCGGCTGACCGCCCTGCGTCAGTTCCTGGCTGCCGTGGACGGCCACCTGCCCGACGGCCGGCTGGTCGCCGCGCACACCCTGATCGAACGGGCCGGTGACCGGCTCGCGTTGTCCCGTGACCACACCGTCGTCGCCCTCGCCGGTGCCACCGGCAGCGGCAAGTCCAGCCTCTTCAACGCGCTCGCCGGTTTCGAGCTCTCCTCGGTCGGGGTACGCCGGCCGACCACCGCCGCCACCCATGCCTGTGTGTGGGGGCCGCTGGCGGGGGCGACGAAGCTGCTCGACTGGGTGGGGGTGCTGCCCCGGCACCGGTTCGTCCGGGAGAGCGCCCTCGACGGCAACGACGAGGCAGCGCTGCATGGGCTGATCCTGCTCGATCTGCCCGACTTCGACTCGGTGCAACGGACCCACCGGCTGGAGGTCGACCGACTGTTGGGCCTGGTCGACCAGGTGATCTGGGTGGTCGACCCGCAGAAGTACGCCGACCGGCTGGTGCACCGCAGCTACCTCCGGGAGTTCCACCGGCACCGGGACGTCACCGTGGTCGTACTCAACCAGACCGATCGGCTGCCGCCGACCGAGGTGCCCACTGTCCTGGCCGACCTGCGCCGGCTGCTCGACAGCGACCAGCTCGACGGGGTCCCACTGCTGGCCACCTCGGCCCTCGACCCGCAGGCGGTGGCTGGCCTGCGCAACGCCCTGGAACAAACCGTCGCCGAGCGGCAGGCGGCGCTCCGCCGGCTCTCCGGTGACGTCGACCAGGTCGCCGAACAACTCACCGAACTGGTGGGCCCGGCCGAGGCCGATGAGGTGCCGGCGGCAGCCGTACGTGGCCTCACCGAGGCACTGGCCGCCTCAGCGGGCGTACCGGCGGTGGCCGACGCGGTGGAGGCGGCGTACCGACACCGGGCCGCCAGTAGCACAGGCTGGCCGCTGGTCCGGGCCTGGCGGCGGCTGCGGCCGGATCCGTTGCGCCGGCTGCATCTGACCGGCGGCGGGACCAGCACCAAGGGCGGGACCAGCACCGGCGGCGGGACCAGCGCCGATGTCGAGGTCAGCGGGGCGACCATCCGGACCCGAACCCCGGTCGGGGCGACCTCCCTGCCCGTCCCGACCGCCGCGCACCGGGCTGCGGTCGGGCTGGCTGTACGGACCGTGGCCGAGCAGGCCGGTGGGGCGCTTCCGGCCCAGTGGCCGGCGGCGGTGACCGCTGCCGCCCGGTCCCGGCTCACCGACCTGCCCGACGCGCTGGACCAGGCGATCGCGACCACCGATCTGGACATGGAGCGCAAACCGGTCTGGTGGCGACTGATCGGCGCGATGCAGTGGCTGGTCACGATCATCGCGCTGGCCGGGCTGGCGTGGCTGGCCGTCGGCTGGGTGGTCCAGGCGCTCGGTCTCCCCGGGCTGGACCACCCGAAGGTCGGTGTGGTGCCGGTGCCGACCTTGATGCTGCTCGGTGGCCTGTTCCTCGGCGTCGCCGTGGCGCTGCTGGTCAGACCGATCGTCGGCTGGGCCGCCCGAAGGGCGCGGCGACGGGTCGAACGCCGGCTACACGCGGCGGTGGCCGAAGTCGGGCGGGACCATGTCGTCTTACCGGTGCAGGACGTGCTGCGACGCTACGCCGAGGCCCGTACGGCACTCGCGGACGTCGCCACCCGCTGA
- a CDS encoding helix-turn-helix domain-containing protein: MTEEQPTNVDFLLAELRRARKHAGLSQEEQGRRMGYSASMVAMVETGGRRLPPDYLPLVDKALDTGGLFVRLGEQLRVDETPQWRRQRDALEREASSLRWFEHAYVPGLLQTEDYARAVFSRGGIFSADEVERRVADRLARQDVLIQPNPPQLVAVIDEGVLHRPVGGRKVIQHQLLHLAQLGTQRPRLRIHVVPRSVGEYAGLDGPFILATLPSGDEVAYLDNYLEGQVTDRPADLTCLRDAWESTLGEALTPHQSVQLIREVAETWT, encoded by the coding sequence ATGACCGAGGAACAGCCGACGAACGTGGATTTCCTACTCGCCGAGCTACGTCGAGCACGCAAACATGCCGGCCTGAGCCAGGAGGAGCAGGGCCGCCGGATGGGCTATTCGGCGTCCATGGTGGCCATGGTGGAGACCGGTGGCCGGAGACTCCCGCCCGACTACCTGCCCTTGGTCGACAAAGCGTTGGACACCGGCGGGCTGTTCGTACGTCTCGGCGAGCAACTCAGGGTCGACGAGACGCCCCAGTGGCGCCGGCAGCGCGACGCGCTAGAGCGAGAGGCCAGCTCGTTGCGCTGGTTCGAGCACGCCTACGTCCCCGGCCTACTCCAGACCGAGGACTATGCCCGTGCGGTCTTCAGTCGGGGTGGCATCTTCAGCGCAGACGAGGTGGAGCGGCGGGTCGCCGATCGACTGGCCCGACAGGACGTGCTGATCCAGCCCAATCCGCCGCAGTTGGTAGCCGTCATCGACGAGGGCGTGCTGCACCGACCAGTCGGCGGAAGGAAGGTCATCCAGCACCAACTGCTGCACCTCGCCCAACTCGGCACCCAGCGACCGCGCCTGCGAATCCATGTCGTTCCGAGATCCGTCGGCGAGTACGCTGGCCTGGATGGGCCATTTATCCTCGCCACTTTGCCGAGCGGCGACGAGGTGGCCTATCTGGACAATTATCTGGAGGGACAGGTGACCGACCGCCCCGCCGATCTGACCTGCCTGCGCGACGCGTGGGAGTCGACGCTGGGCGAGGCGCTCACCCCCCACCAGTCGGTGCAGCTCATCCGGGAGGTGGCGGAGACATGGACCTGA